Genomic DNA from Pseudomonas helmanticensis:
GCGTGGTGATGTCCGGCCAACTCGGCGAGAACATGAGCGGCAACGGCGACATCCTCGGCTTCGGCCACAACTGCGAGCAGGTCATCAACGGCATCGGTTTCGGCGCACATTCGGCCAAGGAACTGCACCCGGTCGGCCCGTGCATCACCTCGGTCATCGACATGCGCACCGAAGGCGACTGGCGCAGCCGCATGGTCATCGAAGAAGGCTCGATCCCCGGCGCGCTCGGCCGGCCGATGGTGCCGAGCATGGCGGGTTTCGCCGAGATGATCGGCGTGGCCACCGATGACAGCTTCAGCGGCAAGGTGAAATACAAGGAGCGCGAAGCCGAAAGCTTCCTGCGCGGCCCGTATTACGGCGCGCTGCACAACATGCAGACCTACCTGATCATGAGCCATGACAGCGGTCAGGGGCGGATGGTCCTCGACAACAAAGATCAACTGCGCATCGATTGGCCCGGCGTTGGCGAGCAGGAGAACTTCAAACTCGGCAACCAGCGTTTGCAGCAGAGCACCAAGGCGCTCGGCGGCGTGTGGGTGGAGAATCCGATCTGGACCAAACTGCTCAAGCACAGCATCGTCTCCGTGCATCCGTTGGGCGGTTGCGTGATGGGTGAAGACGCCGCGCAAGGCGTGGTCAATCACAAAGGCCAAGTGTTCAGCGGCGCCAGTGGCACCGATGTCTACACCAATTTGTACGTGACTGACGGCGCGGTGATTCCGACGTCGCTGGCGGTCAATCCGTTGCTGACCATCTCTGCCGTGAGTGAACGCAACATGGGTTTGCTCGCCGCCGACCGTGGCTGGCAGATCGACTACACGCTGCCGTCGGCCCCGCGCAAACCGGTGGCGCCGCCAACCCTTGGCGTGCAGTTCACCGAAACCATGAAAGGATACTTCTCCCGCGCCTTCACCGCGGCACAAAGCACCGATCTGAAAGTCTACGAAGCGGCAGCCAAGCGCGGCGAGGCGGATAACTCGCCGATCGACTTCACCCTGACCATCACCGCCAACGACCTCAACCGGATGATCAAGGAACCCGAGCACGCGGCCACGATTGTCGGCACCGTCATCGCGCCGGCGCTGTCAGCACAGCCGCTGACCGCGAGTAACGGCGTGTTCAACCTGTTCGAACAATTCGAGCAGCAGGTCGATACACGCCACATGAAATACGACATGAAACTGACTGCCGAGGACGGCAACGACTATTTCTTCAGCGCCTTCAAAACCGTGCCGGAAGACAATGGCGTGCTGAACATCTGGCACGACACCAGCACCCTTTATGTGACCTTGTATCGCGGCCCCGACAAGACCGGCGAGGTGATCGGCTCCGGGGTGATGCACATTCATCCGACCGATTTCGCCAAGCAGATGACCACCATGAAGGTCCTCAATGCGCGTAACGAACGTGAGCGCATCGAAGGGCTGGCGCGGTTCGGCAAGTTCTTCGCCGGGATTCTCTGGGAAAGCTACGGCGGCGTGTTTGCCGGCGATATCTACTTCAATCCGGATGCACCGCCACGGTTGAAGCGGCCGCTGGATGCACCGGTTCCGGCAGTGCATTTTTTCCCCACCGAAGATGGCGTCGAATTGCGCCTGACGCGTTATCAGGCCGGCAGCAAAGGCCCGGTGATGCTGGTGCATGGCTTGGGTGTGGGCTCGAACATCTTCTCCACTGATACCATTCAAACCAACCTGCTCGAATACCTGTGCAAGCACGATTATGACGTGTGGCTGCTGGATTTTCGCGTGAGCATTCTGCTGCCGGCGAGCAAGAAGGAGTGGAACGGCGACCAGATCGCGCAATACGACTTCAAGGCTGCCATCGCGCAGATTCAGCAGCAAACCAACGCCCGCGATGTGCAGTGCGTGGTGCATTGCTACGGCGCGACGACGTTCTTCATGTCGCTACTCGCCGGTTTGCAGGGCGTGCGTTCGGTGGTCTGCTCGCAGATTGCTGCGGACACCGTGGTCGCTACCGCCACCGGATTGAAAGCCGGTCTGCATTTGCCGGGGATGCTCGATGCCATCGGCATCAAGTCGATGACCGCTTACGCCGACAGCAAGGAAAACTGGTTCAACAAACTCTACGACAAGGCCCTCAACGGTTATGCGCGGATCGAGGCGCAGGGTTATTGCACCAATCCGGTGTGCCACCGCATCACCTTCATGTACGCGTCGCTGTATCGCCACGACACCCTCAACGAAACCCTGCACGACAACCTGCACGAGTTGTTCGGCGAATCGAACATCGAGACCTTCGAGCATCTGGCGCTGATCGTGCGCAGAGGGCATCTGGTGGATTTCAAAGGCAACGATGTGTACATGCCGCACTTTGATCGGCTGACCATGCCGATCTGCTTTATCAGCGGGGCGGAGAACCAGTGTTACCTGCCGGAAAGTACTCTCAAGACCTACCAGCGTTTGTGCGATATGCACGGGCCGGAGCGTTACAGCCGGCAAGTGGTACCGGGCTATGGCCACATTGACTGCATGTTCGGCAAGAACGCAGTGGTCGATGTCTACCCGATCATCCTTGAACACCTGGAGAAAACTGCTCAGGCCTGACCCTCTCCTGTAGGAGCTGCCGCAGGCTGCGAACTTTTGATCTTGAAGGGCAAAAGATCGCAGCCTGCGGCAGCTCCTACAGGTGCAGTGTCGTGTTCGCAATTCAGACAAGGAAATGGATGATATGGACAGCTACATCCGCTGGTTTCAACGCTTCATCTGGATCGGCATTGCCATGAACATGGTGTTCGCCATCCCCGCGCTGTTCGCGCCGGGGTTGCTGACATCGGTGGTCGGGCTGCCGCCGCAACTCTCCGACCCATGGCTGGAAAACGCCGGGATGCTGCTGGTCGGCATCAGCGTGTTTTACATGCCGTCGGGTTTCAACGCACCGCGATACGTGGTGCATTCCTGGCTGTGTGTGCTGACGCGGTTGATCGCGGTGATCTTCTGGATTTACCTGATCAACACCAGTATTCAAGGTTCGGTGTTCGTACCGATGTTGATGGGCGATCTGAGCTTCTTTCTGATTCTCGGCATTTTGCTGTACTTGGGCACCGCGCCGCAGAATCGGCCATGGGCGCTGCTCTGCGATGGCTGGCGCGAGTGGCGCGCGGCGTGGGCGCGGCAATGGCAGAGTCACGCCTTCAAAGTCGGCACGCTGATCGTGGTCGCGGTGCTTGGTTTTATCGGCTACGAAACCTGGTATCAGATGCTCCGCGTCGTTCCCGAGCAGGAATATGCCTCCGACGAAGACCACTACAAGTACGCCGCCATTGGCCTCGGTATCGAAGCGCGTATTCCGTATTACCTGTTCGCGGTGCTGCCGCAGATGTGCCCGGAGAAAATGCCCAAACCCGGTGGTTGGGAAGTCTTCGGCTTCCTCTTCGAGAGCGGCAAGGAGCTGCCGATCGGCATGGCCAAGCGACAGATCGGCTACCCGACGGTTGAGCCGAATTGCGCGCTGTGCCACACCGGTTCCTACCGCGCCAATGCCAGCGATGTCGCCGTCAATGTACCCAGTGCACCGGCCAATACCCTGCAACTGCAAGCCTTCCAGTGGTTCGCCTACGATTGCGCCAGCGACCCGAAATTCACCACCGACGCGGTGATGGCGGCGATCAACAGCAAGTTTCAGTTGGGCTTCTTCGAAAAACTCTACAACCGCTACCTGATCATGCCGATGGCAAAAAGCGCACTGCTCAAGCAGAAACAGGCCTACGCCTGGCAGAAACTGCGTCCGCAACAGGGCCCGGGCCGCACGGATACCTTCAACCCGACGAAAATGGTCGTGTTCGGCTTCCCGGATGACTCGACCATCGGCACTGTCGATTTGCCGCAGGTGTGGAACCAGCAACCGCGCGAATCGATGTACCTGCACTGGGATGGCAATAACAACAAGATCCACGAACGCAACTACGCCGCGGCAATGGCCGTCGGTGCGACGCCGGAATCGGTGTTGCCGCCGAGCTTCAATCGCGTGACCAACTGGCTGCTCGGGCACAAGGCGCCGGCGTGGCCGTGGGCGCTGGATCAAGCAAAAGTCGCGCAGGGCAAACCGATCTGGGAGGCCAACTGCGCCGCTTGTCATGACTTCGGCCGCGCCGATACCGGGCAGGTCACGACCAACATCGACCAGCTCGGCACCGATCCGCACCGGCTCGATTCGTTTACCACCGGTCTGGTGGCCGCGTTCCATTCCTTCAAGAAACCGCCGTTTGATTTCGGCGCGTATCGCAAAACTCAGAGCTACAGCAACACGCCCACCGACGGCGTCTGGTTGCGCGCGCCGTACCTGCACAACGGCTCGGTACCGACGCTGTGGGACTTGCTGCAACCAGCGGAAAAACGTCCGCAGACGTTCATCACCGGTTCCGACATCTACGATCCGGTCAACGTTGGTTTTGTCACCAGCGGCGCCCAGGCCAAGGCCTCGGCCGACTTCAAATACGACACGCGGCTGGAGGGTAACCACAACAGCGGTCACCTGTACGGCACAACCCTGTCGGACGACGACAAACGCGCGCTCATCGAATTCATGAAAACCCTGTGAACCTTACGGAGAGAGGATTACGCCATGTCACTGGTCAGTCATTGGGAACACGAGTACGACAAGGTCAAAGTGCGCATTCACGGCTTGTTCACGCGCATGGAAATGGCCTGGATGAAACTCATCAGCGAGCTGGAGCCGCAGGAGTTTCAAGCGATCATCAAGTTGCTGCAGCGCGGCCATGATCAGGCGCAGTACGTGCTGAAAAATGGCGAGTTGCCGGACGACGAACCCGCCGTACCGTGGGAGTTGTCCCATGGTCTGTCGATCCTGCGTATTGGTAACGCCACACCGCTGCCGCAATCGCCGGATCAACTGGCGACCCGGGTGCTCAAGGACGGCACGATGCTTGGCTGTCGCAAGTGGGAACTGCTCGATCTGCTGTGGAGTGAGGCGCTGCTGAAGTGGATCGAGAACCTGCGCCATCACGCGACGTTCGGCACTGACCCGGCGGTGGTGCAAATGGACCGTGAGGTGACCCTGGCGATTGCCGGTGACTGGGGCACCGGGCCGTTCGACAGCCACGCACCAGCGGTGTCGGTGGCCAATCAGATGCAACTGGCTCAGGCCGATTTCACCATTCATCTGGGCGATGTGTATTACGCCGGCAGTCATTCCCAGGAAGACGTCGACATGGCGGGCTGGCCGATGGGGACGCACGGCTCGTTCACCCTCAACTCGAACCACGAGATGTACAGCGGCGCCCACGGCTACTTT
This window encodes:
- a CDS encoding alpha/beta fold hydrolase, whose amino-acid sequence is MTRIATPISEIKEHYDVIVIGSGYGGGIAASRLSRAGKRVCLLERGREIQPGEYPNTMIAATEELQVHDPDGHIGSRTGLFDLHINAQQNVVVGCGLGGTSLINANVALEPEPGVFDDPRWPQAVREHRDTLLKDGYARAREMLKPTPYPSTSPNLPKLDANKKSADFLKQGAHFYKPPINVTFDKLPNNLNHVGVEQLPCNQCGDCVSGCNNKAKNTTLMNYLPDAWNHGAEIFCQAEVRHLERDGDGWIVHFQYLDSGREMFSAPTLFVKADIVVVSAGTLGSTEILLRSRDKGVVMSGQLGENMSGNGDILGFGHNCEQVINGIGFGAHSAKELHPVGPCITSVIDMRTEGDWRSRMVIEEGSIPGALGRPMVPSMAGFAEMIGVATDDSFSGKVKYKEREAESFLRGPYYGALHNMQTYLIMSHDSGQGRMVLDNKDQLRIDWPGVGEQENFKLGNQRLQQSTKALGGVWVENPIWTKLLKHSIVSVHPLGGCVMGEDAAQGVVNHKGQVFSGASGTDVYTNLYVTDGAVIPTSLAVNPLLTISAVSERNMGLLAADRGWQIDYTLPSAPRKPVAPPTLGVQFTETMKGYFSRAFTAAQSTDLKVYEAAAKRGEADNSPIDFTLTITANDLNRMIKEPEHAATIVGTVIAPALSAQPLTASNGVFNLFEQFEQQVDTRHMKYDMKLTAEDGNDYFFSAFKTVPEDNGVLNIWHDTSTLYVTLYRGPDKTGEVIGSGVMHIHPTDFAKQMTTMKVLNARNERERIEGLARFGKFFAGILWESYGGVFAGDIYFNPDAPPRLKRPLDAPVPAVHFFPTEDGVELRLTRYQAGSKGPVMLVHGLGVGSNIFSTDTIQTNLLEYLCKHDYDVWLLDFRVSILLPASKKEWNGDQIAQYDFKAAIAQIQQQTNARDVQCVVHCYGATTFFMSLLAGLQGVRSVVCSQIAADTVVATATGLKAGLHLPGMLDAIGIKSMTAYADSKENWFNKLYDKALNGYARIEAQGYCTNPVCHRITFMYASLYRHDTLNETLHDNLHELFGESNIETFEHLALIVRRGHLVDFKGNDVYMPHFDRLTMPICFISGAENQCYLPESTLKTYQRLCDMHGPERYSRQVVPGYGHIDCMFGKNAVVDVYPIILEHLEKTAQA
- a CDS encoding metallophosphoesterase family protein gives rise to the protein MSLVSHWEHEYDKVKVRIHGLFTRMEMAWMKLISELEPQEFQAIIKLLQRGHDQAQYVLKNGELPDDEPAVPWELSHGLSILRIGNATPLPQSPDQLATRVLKDGTMLGCRKWELLDLLWSEALLKWIENLRHHATFGTDPAVVQMDREVTLAIAGDWGTGPFDSHAPAVSVANQMQLAQADFTIHLGDVYYAGSHSQEDVDMAGWPMGTHGSFTLNSNHEMYSGAHGYFKELAKRFPGQQGTSYFALINDDWLVVGLDSAYASDAMNLYMDGMLNEPQIEWMKGLPKRKKIMVLSHHQGFDISGHNETALYQPVCDALGREPDYWYWGHLHNGIVYAQQGGLHARCAGHGAIPYGSSSELNGHSRVLWSETQDAKDPAYPLRVLNGYAKIRLVGEEIFEEFIGEDGSVRWSSK